The Solidesulfovibrio sp. DNA window GCGGCCGCTGCCGCCCCGGCCCGGGCCGCCACCTACTACGTGGACGCCGCCGCCCCGGGCGGCGACGGGTCGACCTGGGCCCTGGCCTTCACCACCATCGGCCAGGGCCTGCTGGCCGCCCAGTCCGGCGACGTGGTGGAGGTCTCCGGCGGCACCTACGCCGAAACCCTGTCCACGGGGCGCGCCGGCGTGACCGTCACCGGCAGCACCGCGTCCGGGCACAACGGCCCGGTCACGGTCAAGGCCGCCGATGGCCAGACCGTGCTGTCCGTGGCCCACGCCTCCACCTGGCGGCGCCTGACCTTCGACGGCTCGGCCAACACCCAGCAGTACGTGTCCGTGGTCCGGATCACCGGCGGCACGCCGGCCTTCGAACAATGCGTCATCGGGCCGGGCCAGCAGCTGCTTTCCGTGGGCGCGGGCGGCGCCTCCTTTTCCCGCTGCACCATCCAGGGAGCCCGCCGGGGCGTCAACTACGGCCAGGTCGTGACCATCAACGCCGGCTCCTCGGCCGTGACCTTCGACTACTGCCTTTTCGCCGACATGCAGTTCGGCTACATCCGCGCCCACACCGCCTCCCGGGTCGATTGCAACAACTGCCTGCTGGCCGGCTTTTCCGGCTACGTGCTCTACAGTTCCGCCGACGCCGCCATCCCCGGCGGCACCAACCTGCGCAACTGCCTGCTTATAAGCAACGGCTACGCCGCCGACTACCTCATCTGGTCCGAGTCGGCCTCGGCCGCCGTGACCCTGACCACCTGCCTGACCCAGCCGCGAAGCCCCGTGGACATGACCGGGGCCAAATACAGCGCCAATGTCACCGAGGTGAACCCGCTGGCCCCCGGTTCGCCCCGGCTCCTGCACGGCCGGCGCCAGGCCCTGGTCAACCTCGGCATCGACGACGCCGCCAACATCGATTTCTGGACGCAGGTGGCGGCGCTGTGCAAGGCCCGCGGCATCAAATCCACCCTGGCCCTGGACGCCGCCGACAACGTCTCCGACCAGGACTGGTCCACGATCCAAACGCAGGTCAACACCGGCAACGAGGTGGCCGCCCACAGCGCCCACCATGTCGTGCTGACGGAAAAACGGCTCCTGACCATCACTTACGCCGGCACGGCCAGCGACGCCGCCGTCACCGTGGAAAGCGTCGGCACGGCCGCCCGGACCCTGCGCCTGACCGCCGGCGGGGCCACCGTGGCCGCCTACGACCTGGGAAGCGCCGCCTATGACACCATCGGCGAAGTCGTGCCGGCCATCGCCGCGCTGCCCGGTTTTTCGGCCAGCCTGATCACCGTCCCCGGCACCAGCTACACCAGCGCCCGGGTGCTCTCCCAGGACCTCGACGCCACGAGCCAGGCCCTGCCCGCCGGCACGCCCGTCACCCTGGTGCGCAACGACACGCAATTTTTCGAGGACGAGATCGCCGTGCCCAAGGCGATCATCGAATCCCACCTGAGCGCCCCGGGCGGCGCCGCGCCCTACACCTGCGACAGTTTCATCTACCCCTTCCTGGACGTCGACGCCCAGGTCCGCCAGGCCGCGAGCCAAGCCGGCTTCACCGCCGCCCGGGGCGGCTACGAGGGCAACTACGCCATGGGCGGCTTCTGGTCCGGCCCCGTGCCCGGCGGCTACGACGTCCTGGAAATGTGGGCCACCCAGCCCGGCACCATCCTGGGCCGCCACCTGGACGCCACCACGCTTTCCCAGCGCGTTTCGGCCCTGCTGGAGTGGGCCAAGTTCACGGGCGTGGCCATCGCGCTGTTCAGCCACGGGGCCAAGGAATACGACCTCGACGAATGGCGGGCGCTCATCGAGCGGCTCGCGGCCGACCCCGAGGTGACCTTCGGCACGCTTCAGGACCTGCGCGCCTTTGTCGCCGCAAACGCCCAGTCCCATGACGGCTCGGTCTACGTGCGCACCGTCTGGCCGGACGTGGCCGACTATCGGCCCCGTCCCGGCTCGCCCCTGCTGGCGGCCGGCAGCCCCTACGACCGGGTCATGGCCGACTTCGCCGGCCGCCTGGTCCCGGCCGGCACGCTGCCGAGCGTGGGCCTCTACCAGCTCGCCGGCGACCAGCCGTCCGCCTTGCCCAGCGTCCTCCAGTTGCTGCTCCTGGGCCAGTAAACCGCTGGCCTTTCTCTTGCACTCTCTGTCTGGCGACGGCCCCGCCTGGGCCGGCCGGTGCGTTTTTGGCCGCAACCAGGATTTGGCCGGGGACCAGGACTTCCCCCAGCCGGGCCAAAACGCGCGACAACTCCTATAAAAAAAGAAGTTTTTTGCGCGTGTCGCCGGAAGGGAAGGCAGGGGGCGATCCTTGCGCCCGGGGGATGGCCAAACCGGCCAGGGCGCAACGGGAACCGGATTCGCTCAAGAATCTAAGAAAGTGAAACGCCGCGGTCGGCCAACGACCCCGACGGGGCATCGCCGACTCGCCGCTTCGCAGGGAGCCACGACGATCATGGAAGTCTTTCCCAGGGAAAAACCCGACCGCCGCTTCCTGCCGGACATCCCCTCCAAGGGGGGTACGCGCCGCTTTCACGACACCCGGTATTTTTCCGACGGCAAGGCCGACGTCTATGCCGCCAACGACAAGTACCGCTACTGCTCGGGCAACGTGATCAACATCTCCCAGGGCGGCATGCTGCTGGCCCCGGACAAGACGCTGGAAGTCGGCCAGAAGGTCGTGCTGCATTTCTTCCTGACCGCCGGCACCCTGCCCGAAGGCTTCGAGTCCTTTCTCAAGCTGCCTTCCACGGTGGTGCGGGTGGACAGCCAGACCGGACAGGCGGCCTTCCAGTTCCAGACGACCATCACCGAGGACCTGCAACGCAACCGCTGGCGCTATTTCGAGGCGGCGGCGCTCATCGGCATCATGCTGACCCTGGTCGGCGTGTGGTACCTCAAAAAGGAAAGCATCTTCTACTTCTGGTTCGACGTGCCGGTCTTCCTCTACGGCCTGTGCGCCCTGTTCTATCTCATCACGCGCTTTTTCTTCGCCGCCCTCTACCGGCCCTTTCCCGTGGACATGCACTTCACGCCGAGCGTGAGCATCATCGTCCCTTGCTTCAACGAGGAGGAGTGGATCGAGCGCACCGTGCGCGGCTGCCTCAACCAGCACTATCCCGAGGAGCTGCTGGAAGTGATCGTGGTCGACGACGGCAGCTCCGACGGCTCGGTGGCCGCCTTGGAGGCGGTCAAGGCCAAGGTCTACGACGAGGTGGGCGAGCGGCTCCTCATCCACGTCTTCCCGAAAAACCGGGGCAAGCGCCACGCCATGGCCGCCGGCACGCGCCTGGCCAAGGGCGACGTCATGGTCTTCGTGGACTCCGACAGCTTTTTGCAGCCCGATTCGGTGCTGCGCCTGGTGCAGCCGCTCAAAAACCCCCGCATCGGCGCGGTCACCGGCCGCTGCGAAGTGGAAAACAAGTGGACCAACATGCTCACCCGCATGCAGGCCGTGCGCTATTACGTGGGCTTTCGCATCTTCAAGGCGGCCGAGAGCATCTTCGACGCCGTGACCTGCCTGTCCGGCCCCCTGGCCGCCTACCGCCGCGACGTGCTCATGGGCTACCTCGACGTCTGGGAGCACCAGACCTACCTGGGCCGGCCGGCCACCTTCGGCGACGACCGCAGCCTCACCAACTATTTCCTGGGCAGCCACGACACGGTCTACCAGCACACGGCCGTGACCCACACCATCGTGCCCTCGACCTACAAGAAGTTCTACACCCAGCAGATGCGCTGGAAGCGGTCCTGGCTGCGCGAGACCCTGCGGGCCTGCAAATTCATGTGGAAGAAGGAGCCGTTCATGGCCATCTCCTTCTACCTGGGTTTCATCCTGCCGCTGCTGGGGCCGGTCATCGTGCTGCGGGCCTTCGTGGTCGTGCCGCTGCTCTACGGCGTGTGGCCCATCATGTACATCGCCGGCGTGTTTTTCATGAGCATGCTCATGTGCACGTCCTACCTGTTCATCAAGCGCTCGAACCTCTGGGTTTACGGCATCCCCTTCTGCTTTTTCTACCTGTTCGTGCTGTTGTGGCAGATCGTGTGGGCCGTACTCACCTTCTGGAAGTCCGAATGGGGTACCCGGCCCTCCAGCCATGACTCGGAAGCCCATTAGGCCGAAGTTGCGATCGTCGCGACGGCAAACGAGGAACCAAGCCCAGGACCCGCCGCATGAGGAAGTTCATCCGCTACGCCATCCAATACGCCATCCTGGGCGCGGTGGCCTTTTTCGTCTACCAGACGACCTTCACCCGCGGCACGCCCCCGGCCCGGGACCGGGCCGCCTGGAGCCAGCGCGACGGCTTCGTGGCCATCTCCTACGGCGGCTTGACCGTGGACGAAAAGGAAAACAGCCTGGTCACCAAGACGCAGTTGCGCCAGCAGCTCGCCGCCCTGGCCAAGGCCGGCTACACCGCCGTCACCACCGCCGACCTGCGCGATTTCTACGCCAGCGGCAAGCCCCTGCCCGACAAGGCCCTCTACGTGATGTTCGAAGGCGGCCGCAAGGACAGCGTGCTTTTCAGCCAGCCCGTGCTCCAGGAAATCGGCCTGCACGCCTCCCTCTACCTCTACGGCAGCCACCTGACCGGCTGGAACCGCTTTTTCATGCGCGCCGACGAGATCCGCAAGGTGGCCGCCAATCCCTACTGGGACGTCAATTCCATGGGCTACCATTCCGAGTTGCTCAACGTCACCCGGGAGGGCCGCTACGCCCACTACCTCACGGCGCTGCAAACCGGCCCCGACGGCCAGCCCGCCGAGACCCAGGAGGCCTTCGACGCCCGGGTGGCCGAGGACTTCCGCCTGGCCTACCAGTCCATCGCCGACGCCACCGGCATCCCGCCGCTGGGCTACGACTTCCAGCCGGCCAACACCCTGGGCGTCAGCCTGCCCGCGGAACTGGCCAAGCCCGTCGAGGAAGCCCTCAAGGCCACCTTCCCCGTGGCCTTCACCCGCGTGGGCGAGGCCTACAATTCCCGGGAAAGCGCCCCCCATGCCCTGACCCGGCTGCTGGTCGGCCCGGACTGGACCGCCGACCGGCTGCTGCTGGAAATCGAATCCCGCCTGCCCCGGTCGCGCTACCTCGATTTCTCGGATTCGGTGCGCCAGGGCCTGTGGCAGGTCGCCTCCGGGGACATCACGGCCGAGGGCCAACGCCTGACCGTCAGCGAGGGCGACGGCAAGGACCCCTTCGCCAGGCTGCGCGGCTCCGAGGGTTTCGAGAACTTCCTGTGCCAGGTCAAGGTCGAGCCCACCCCCAAGGGCGCGGGGCTGATCTACCTGCGCTACCGCGACGCCGGCTCCTTCGCCCGCATCCAGGTCACCCCGGACCGGGTGCTCGTCCAGGAAAAAAACGGCACCTCGCTCAACACCATCTTCCAGTACGTCCTGCCGCTCGACCACGACGGCCCGGTGGACCTCGACGCCTGCGTCAAGGCCAACCGGCTGCTGCTGCGCGTGGACGACAAGAACGCCAGCCCCTATCCCGTCCCACTGACGACCGACACCAGCCGCGGGTTCTTCGCCCTGGGGGCGCTCGGCGAAAAACCGCCCCATAACGCCGCCTTCACGGACCTGCGCCTGACCACCTTCCCGCCGCGCTGGCTCCAGGTGGCCGACATCCACGACGCGGCCCTGGGCGAAGCCCGCACCCTGACCACCATGATCCTGCCGTCCATGGCCCTGACCGCCGACCCCGTGGGCGACGCCGCCGCCCTGGTGGCCGTGTCCGCCGACGGCGTCAGCGTTTTTCTGGACCTGCCCGAAGCCGAGGCGACCAAAGTCCTGGACACCGTGGCCTTCGTGGAAAAGGCCCCGGCGGCCATGGTCTTCGCCAAGCTCCTGCGCGGCTTCGTGCTGCCCATGGAAGCCTTCCCCGACCTCAACGCCCTGTCCGTCCTCGTGAAGACGCTCGCGGCCAAGGGCTTTTCCGTGGCCCTGCGCCTGAGCGAGGCCTCGGTCGCCCGCCTGGCCGCCAGCGACGCGCCCCTGACCCCGGACTGGCTGCTCTTCGACGTCCCGCCCACCGAGGACGACCCGGACATGGCCAGGCTCAAGAACCGGTACGACCGCTCCCGCATGCTTTTTCGGATCCCCGGTCCGGCCGACGCCCCGGCCGTCACCTACGAGGTCAAAAGGTAGCGCCATGATCCTCCGATTGCTGCTTCTCGTGGCGCTCGTTTTGGCCACCCCCACCGTCCTGTCCGCCGCCGACGCCTCGGTGGTGACCTTGCTGCGCCAGTCCCAGCAGGCCGCCGCCCGGGGCCAGGTGGAACAAGCCATGGACATGGTCGACCGGGCCCTGACCCAGGACCCGGCCTATCCGCCCCTGTGGCGGCAAAAGGCCACCTTGCAGGTCCGGGCCAAGGACTACGCCGGGGCGCTGGCCACCCTGGCCGTGGCCCTGCGGGTGGAACCGCAAAACGTCGAGAACAACGTCCTCGAACTCTCGGCCCTGCTGCGTCTGGACGAGCAGCCCGGCGGCAAGGGCCGGCAAGCCCTGGACCGCTACGTCGCGGGCATAA harbors:
- a CDS encoding glycosyltransferase; translated protein: MEVFPREKPDRRFLPDIPSKGGTRRFHDTRYFSDGKADVYAANDKYRYCSGNVINISQGGMLLAPDKTLEVGQKVVLHFFLTAGTLPEGFESFLKLPSTVVRVDSQTGQAAFQFQTTITEDLQRNRWRYFEAAALIGIMLTLVGVWYLKKESIFYFWFDVPVFLYGLCALFYLITRFFFAALYRPFPVDMHFTPSVSIIVPCFNEEEWIERTVRGCLNQHYPEELLEVIVVDDGSSDGSVAALEAVKAKVYDEVGERLLIHVFPKNRGKRHAMAAGTRLAKGDVMVFVDSDSFLQPDSVLRLVQPLKNPRIGAVTGRCEVENKWTNMLTRMQAVRYYVGFRIFKAAESIFDAVTCLSGPLAAYRRDVLMGYLDVWEHQTYLGRPATFGDDRSLTNYFLGSHDTVYQHTAVTHTIVPSTYKKFYTQQMRWKRSWLRETLRACKFMWKKEPFMAISFYLGFILPLLGPVIVLRAFVVVPLLYGVWPIMYIAGVFFMSMLMCTSYLFIKRSNLWVYGIPFCFFYLFVLLWQIVWAVLTFWKSEWGTRPSSHDSEAH